The following proteins are encoded in a genomic region of Cryptomeria japonica chromosome 11, Sugi_1.0, whole genome shotgun sequence:
- the LOC131069159 gene encoding probable ubiquitin-conjugating enzyme E2 23: MGDICDNVNVASTELEHFARLEEKGLISSTGSHGESCVFSSDACPENIYDSNPKGLSVGNNVSTSTGETKHSPLKFGKKPLIASVYRSDVVQSRLEEGVFGMVTRVVGDSDSSDYDNGEEDDVESVLGDHARVVWSNLVETTEKVEDLIVVDRSFIHGDIVASILDPKGQIGTVVCIDLFVDLKMPFGEIKIDVPSKKLKRVDEVVYNVTVLFDDGSKCKVMRVDPERLMSVSKNVFEDTIFPYYPGQCVRGTSSVVFKSARWLRGTWKASRMEGTVSNVEAGSVYVYWIAPASPASTISSTNVPADMQDPNHLKLMSCFSYANWQLVDWCFLPTSGRKLGITFPIKQDALPDKDTKLIAVCDMLPSFDSSSSTTSGSVQNGTVPAQDCYGTKPFGVDSKVLFAIYNLGEHDFRPEQYVLEKGSDEDGEASQTRHVGVVKTVDSKERTTLVRWQKIVSRPEDPREFDNEEIVSVYDLVGHPNYNYFIGDIVIWLPPVEEVSQVSDAVKMSVDEKECEIEANIHKDCQIELKYRKCVKSDPSSEKRSLKQRQKTDLGFYFEDHIGDDKEIDFQMKCQGVSRRCRKAKVDAKVEDMDFSWIGNIRGVRDGEIEVMWADGIVTKVGPQSIFVVGRDDDMKSIQSSFDEDDNDDATSWETVDDNIMATFDADEQQLEQSVEPAMDQATDAVHASNENLHKISDTNTSVLRAFGFVARLATGFLGFRGSKNSSDTLDPSSQEQAMQKHGIAKNTDRTEASGIEGDQLTRALNCHLEPGGDSIHIKDGLTSLPATADLGDKMDSECGDHNNVEGTQGGQDQTKVSTEDDLTRSIPIHMKQNLQEMNSLPISINDGQNLFKHFDSVQDPADHYFFNETAQNCNDRKWSKKVQQEWSLLEKNLPESIYVRVYEDRIDLLRAVIIGASGTPYQDGLFFIDIYLPSKYPQAPPAVYYHSLGLRLNPNLYETGKVCLSLLNTWIGRGNEIWDPTSSSILQVLVSLQGLVLNARPYFNEAGYDKQVGTAEGEKNSLVYNENSFLLTCKLMLYLLHRPPQHFENFIKDHFRRRGHSILCACGAFIDGAEVGSLSEVPLKSDQVSQKNSSVGFRFMLDKIIPKLKSAFDELGTNDD; encoded by the exons ATGGGAGACATTTGTGATAATGTAAATGTTGCCTCAACAGAATTAGAGCATTTTGCCCGCTTAGAGGAGAAAGGTTTAATTAGCTCCACAGGTTCTCATGGTGAGAGTTGTGTGTTCAGTTCTGATGCTTGCCCTGAAAATATCTATGACTCAAACCCAAAGGGCCTTTCGGTTGGAAACAATGTATCTACAAGTACAGGTGAAACAAAACATTCTCCTTTAAAATTTGGAAAGAAGCCTCTTATTGCAAGTGTTTACAGATCAGATGTAGTCCAAAGTAGATTAGAAGAGGGTGTGTTTGGAATGGTAACTAGAGTTGTAGGTGATTCAGACTCCTCAGATTATGATAATGGAGAAGAAGATGACGTTGAATCTGTTTTAGGGGATCATGCTCGGGTAGTTTGGTCAAATCTTGTTGAGACTACTGAGAAAGTTGAAGATCTTATTGTAGTTGATAGGAGCTTTATTCATGGTGACATTGTTGCATCTATTTTAGATCCAAAAGGACAGATAGGTACAGTAGTCTGCATTGACCTTTTTGTTGACTTGAAGATGCCATTTGGAGAAATTAAAATAGATGTCCCTAGCAAGAAGCTGAAACGGGTTGATGAGGTTGTATATAATGTCACAGTTTTGTTTGATGATGGTTCAAAGTGTAAAGTAATGAGGGTAGACCCTGAGCGCCTTATGTCAGTATCTAAGAATGTTTTTGAAGATACAATCTTTCCTTATTATCCAGGTCAGTGTGTACGTGGTACTTCTTCAGTTGTTTTTAAAAGTGCTAGATGGCTCCGAGGTACATGGAAGGCATCTCGTATGGAGGGTACAGTCAGTAATGTTGAAGCGGGTTCAGTATATGTTTATTGGATTGCTCCAGCGAGTCCTGCATCTACTATTAGTTCAACAAATGTCCCTGCAGATATGCAAGACCCTAACCATTTAAAGCTTATGTCTTGTTTTTCATATGCTAATTGGCAACTAGTTGATTGGTGTTTCCTCCCAACATCTGGAAGGAAATTAGGCATAACTTTCCCTATCAAGCAAGATGCCTTACCAGATAAAGACACAAAACTAATAGCAGTCTGTGACATGTTGCCTTCTTTTGATTCATCTTCGTCTACTACTTCAGGATCAGTACAGAATGGCACCGTACCTGCACAGGATTGTT ATGGCACAAAGCCATTTGGAGTTGATTCAAAGGTCTTGTTTGCTATTTATAATCTTGGTGAGCATGATTTCCGGCCTGAGCAGTATGTGCTAGAGAAAGGTTCCGATGAGGATGGAGAAGCTTCTCAAACTAGGCACGTAGGAGTTGTAAAAACTGTGGATTCAAAAGAACGTACTACCCTAGTGAGGTGGCAGAAAATTGTGTCTCGACCAGAGGATCCTCGAGAGTTTGACAATGAAGAGATAGTGAGTGTTTATGACCTAGTTGGGCATCCAAATTACAATTATTTTATTGGGGACATTGTGATATGGCTTCCCCCTGTAGAAGAGGTATCACAGGTGTCTGATGCTGTTAAAAtgtcagttgatgaaaaagaatgtgAAATTGAGGCAAATATTCATAAAGATTGTCAGATTGAATTAAAATATCGAAAGTGTGTTAAATCAGATCCATCCTCAGAGAAAAGAAGTTTGAAACAGCGACAAAAGACTGATCTTGGTTTTTATTTTGAGGATCACATTGGTGATGATAAAGAAATTGACTTTCAGATGAAATGT CAAGGGGTTTCAAGAAGGTGTCGCAAGGCTAAAGTTGATGCAAAGGTTGAAGATATGGATTTCTCGTGGATTGGGAATATTAGAGGTGTTAGAGATGGGGAAATTGAAGTGATGTGGGCAGATGGAATAGTTACAAAG GTTGGACCACAATCAATTTTTGTAGTTGGCAGGGATGATGATATGAAGTCAATTCAAAGTAGTtttgatgaggatgataatgatgatgctacAAGCTGGGAAACTGTTGATGATAATATAATGGCTACATTTGATGCCGATGAGCAGCAG TTGGAGCAAAGCGTAGAACCTGCAATGGACCAGGCTACAGATGCTGTACATGCTTCAAATGAAAACTTGCACAAAATTAGTGATACCAACACATCAGTATTGCGAGCTTTTGGATTTGTGGCCAGGCTTGCCACTGGTTTTCTTGGATTCCGAGGTTCTAAGAATTCATCAGACACATTGGATCCAAGTTCTCAAGAGCAAGCTATGCAGAAACATGGAATTGCAAAGAACACTGACAGGACAGAGGCTAGTGGCATTGAAGGAGACCAACTTACAAGAGCTTTGAATTGTCATCTGGAACCTGGTGGTGATTCCATACACATTAAAGATGGTTTGACTTCTTTGCCAGCAACTGCAGACTTAGGTGATAAAATGGACTCAGAGTGTGGTGACCACAACAATGTGGAAGGCACACAAGGTGGCCAAGATCAAACGAAAGTCTCTACTGAAGATGATTTGACAAGGAGCATACCTATTCATATGAAACAAAATTTACAAGAAATGAACAGCTTACCTATTTCTATTAATGATGGCCAGAACTTGTTTAAACACTTTGACAGTGTTCAGGACCCTGCAGACCACTACTTTTTCAATGAAACTGCCCAG AATTGCAATGATAGAAAGTGGTCGAAGAAAGTTCAGCAAGAGTGGAGTCTTCTTGAAAAAAATTTACCTG AGAGCATTTATGTTCGAGTCTATGAGGATCGAATAGATTTACTCAGGGCTGTGATAATTGGAGCTAGTGGAACTCCTTATCAAGATGGTCTTTTTTTCATTGATATTTATCTTCCGTCTAAATACCCTCAAGCACCACCA GCAGTGTACTACCATTCTCTTGGGTTGAGATTGAATCCCAATTTATATGAAACTGGAAAAGTATGCTTAAGTCTTCTAAACACATGGATTGGCAGAGGAAATGAAATCTGGGATCCGACATCTTCAAGCATTCTACAAGTCCTTGTTTCACTTCAGGGTCTTGTATTGAATGCAAGACCGTACTTCAATGAGGCaggatatgataagcaagttggcACAGCTGAAGGAGAAAAAAATTCTCTTGTTTACAATGAGAATTCATTTTTATTGACGTGCAAGCTAATGTTATATCTTCTCCACAGACCTCCACAG CATTTTGAAAACTTCATTAAAGATCACTTTCGTAGACGTGGTCATTCCATTCTTTGTGCATGTGGTGCCTTTATAGACGGAGCTGAGGTTGGATCTCTCTCAGAAGTACCGTTGAAGTCTGACCAAGTTTCTCAGAAAAACAGTTCAGTTGGTTTCAGATTTATGTTAGACAAGATTATTCCTAAATTAAAATCAGCATTTGATGAACTGGGTACAAATGATGATTGA